From the Martelella mediterranea DSM 17316 genome, one window contains:
- a CDS encoding AMP-binding protein, translated as MTFDVEGLCPVTVQASLWRAAALAPDVEALVAPDGRLTFAMLLTEVGKVRAALAAAGVKRGDHVGLCLGNSVAFETLFLALGSLGAVAVPVNTRLKADEIAYVLRQSRVTTLFTADTLLNADFIAILRQIAPGIDSVLPDQALPALGEIIVNGSNIPAGCRSWFDFLNAAADDPGPAAEADDTLLIQFTSGTTALPKGVMLTHRNMLGNGFVSGQRIGLRTADRFHSSRPFFHVAGTTLSILACLQNLATLVTMTRFEAGEALRLLEAERCTHFSGNDTMALMLLNHPDRSKRELSLRGGWVAGSQTVLGRFARELGAREVVSGYGLSEASPNIAQSCWWEPETVRTGGLMLPQPGLEIRIVDAASGKDCGPGEIGEIRVRGWTVMKGYFDMAEKTAETMSPDGWLLTGDLGRMNEEGRLEFVGRLKNIVRVGGENVSPEEVEDRLHQHPAIKQAQVVGVPDQRLTEVCAAFVILNEGCALDADSLIAWAQQHMAGFKVPRYVWIVDDFEMIGMTASSKVQKSHLAAHARKLLGSVAEASGG; from the coding sequence ATGACGTTCGATGTTGAAGGCCTGTGCCCGGTGACGGTGCAGGCGTCTCTCTGGCGCGCTGCAGCGCTTGCCCCCGACGTCGAGGCGCTGGTCGCCCCGGACGGCCGGCTGACCTTCGCCATGCTGCTAACCGAGGTCGGGAAGGTCCGCGCCGCGCTCGCGGCGGCCGGCGTCAAGAGGGGCGATCACGTCGGGCTCTGCCTTGGAAACAGCGTTGCCTTCGAGACGCTTTTCCTCGCGCTCGGATCGTTGGGAGCGGTTGCCGTTCCCGTCAATACGCGGCTGAAGGCCGACGAGATCGCCTATGTCCTGAGACAGTCACGGGTCACGACGTTGTTCACCGCTGATACGCTTCTCAATGCGGATTTCATCGCCATCCTGCGTCAGATCGCGCCGGGGATCGATAGCGTGCTTCCCGATCAGGCGCTTCCAGCGTTGGGCGAAATCATCGTCAACGGCAGCAACATACCTGCCGGATGCCGGTCATGGTTCGACTTCCTGAACGCGGCCGCCGATGATCCCGGCCCGGCGGCAGAGGCCGACGACACGCTGTTGATCCAGTTCACCTCGGGGACCACGGCCTTGCCGAAAGGCGTGATGCTCACCCATCGCAACATGCTCGGCAACGGGTTTGTTTCCGGGCAGCGCATCGGGCTGCGCACCGCCGATCGGTTCCATTCCTCACGCCCGTTCTTCCACGTTGCCGGGACGACGCTTTCGATCCTCGCCTGCCTGCAAAACCTGGCCACGCTCGTGACCATGACCCGTTTCGAGGCCGGCGAGGCGCTGCGGCTGCTCGAAGCCGAACGCTGCACGCATTTTTCGGGCAATGACACGATGGCGCTGATGCTTCTCAACCATCCCGACCGGAGCAAGAGAGAACTTTCCCTGCGCGGTGGCTGGGTGGCGGGCTCGCAAACCGTTCTCGGGCGGTTCGCGCGGGAGCTCGGCGCGCGGGAGGTCGTCTCCGGCTACGGCCTTTCGGAGGCCTCGCCGAATATCGCCCAATCCTGCTGGTGGGAGCCGGAAACCGTGCGCACCGGCGGCCTGATGCTGCCCCAGCCCGGCCTTGAAATCCGTATCGTCGACGCGGCAAGCGGTAAGGATTGCGGGCCCGGTGAGATCGGCGAGATACGGGTGCGCGGCTGGACGGTGATGAAGGGCTATTTCGACATGGCGGAGAAGACGGCGGAGACCATGTCGCCGGATGGCTGGCTTCTCACCGGAGATCTCGGACGCATGAACGAGGAGGGGCGCCTCGAATTTGTCGGGCGGCTGAAGAATATCGTGCGGGTGGGGGGGGAAAACGTCTCCCCCGAAGAGGTCGAGGACCGTCTCCACCAGCACCCCGCCATCAAGCAGGCGCAGGTCGTCGGGGTGCCCGACCAAAGGCTGACCGAGGTCTGCGCGGCCTTCGTCATCCTCAATGAAGGCTGCGCGCTCGATGCCGACAGCCTGATTGCATGGGCGCAACAGCACATGGCCGGCTTCAAGGTGCCGCGATATGTGTGGATCGTGGACGACTTCGAAATGATCGGCATGACGGCCTCTTCGAAAGTCCAAAAAAGCCACCTTGCCGCTCATGCGCGTAAACTGCTCGGCTCTGTGGCGGAAGCGTCAGGCGGATAG